One Planctomycetaceae bacterium genomic window, CCAACAGCGCTGCGGTGCAGCCGTGTCTGTCGGATAGCCAATCGCTCCGGCGATTCTGCCCGGTAGTCGTTCCTCGCCGTTTCTGTCCTACAGCACGTGGCGGATCTTGGTGAGGAACTCTGCGTTCGTCGGAAACTTCTCCATCGTGCGCGTTAGTTGTTCCATCGCTTCCACGGGGCTGAGAGTAATCAGGCTTCGACGCAGCAGCGTGACGCCCTCCAAAACATCCGGAGCCAGAATCTTCTCCTCGCGACGTGTTCCAGATTTTGCGATGTCAATAGACGGCCAGATCCGGCGATCCGCAAGGTCACGACTCAGCACCATTTCCATGTTGCCCGTACCCTTGAATTCCTGAAAGATCGCTTCGTCCATGCGATTTGTGGTTTCGATCAGAGCCGTGCCACAGACTGTCAGCGAGCCGCCTTCGTCAAAGCGCCGTGCGGTTCCGAATAGCTTCTTGGGCATGTCCAGAGCCCGAATATCCAGGCCGCCGCTTCCGGTCCTGCCGGAGTTGCTGACCCATTTGTTAAACGCCCGCGCAAGTCGTGTGATGCTGTCCAGCAGAATGAAGACATCCTTGCCGGATTCCGCCAGCCGCTTGCCTCGTTCAATAATCAACTGGGCGATTCGGACGTGGCTTTCAACATCCTGGTCAAGCGACGACGAAATCACTTCACCGTTGACCAGTCGGTTCATTTCGGTGACTTCTTCCGGACGCTCATCGATCAGCAGGACCATCAGGTGGATTTCCGGATGGTTTTCACTGACAGCGTTTGCAATATCCTGCAGCAGCATAGTTTTGCCGGTCCGCGGCGGAGCCACCAGCAACGCTCTCTGTCCCTTACCGATCGGGCACAACAGGTCCATCACTCGCATGGTGATCGGCCTTGGGCCTGTTTCCAGACGAATCTGTTCGAACGGATTGATGGGTGTCAGTTCGTCGAAATGCTTAACCTTCGTGTATTCCTCCGGCGTGAAACCGTCGATCAGTTCCACTTCTCTAAGTCGTGGTCCCTGATTGCGGGTTCCGGGCCCCACGTCACCCCTGATCAGTACTCCTTCGCGAAGCGCGAATTTTTCGACGATTGAACTGGAAACAAACGGATTGGAATCTTCCGCCGCGTAGTTTTTTCTGGGATCCCGCAGGAACCCGTATCCCTTGGGGTGCAGTTCCAGAACGCCTTCGAAAGTGCCTTCGATTTCCTCGCCGGAACTCTGGATTTGCCGGCTTCGCCGTGAAGCACTTCCACCGGCACCACCTCGCCGGCCTCGATCCGAGGAACTTCCGGTTCTGCCGCCGCCTCG contains:
- the rho gene encoding transcription termination factor Rho, coding for MKADESFGDGLDDHSQEESEVTSPRSSAGTSRRRKSRDAPETPPDDFDVEAKTDSPSTRRKVSDQEDAEGAAEEYGDPELSVDAPGADDGDEGDRRPRRRRRRRRRSGGTEPGGGDSSRADNRGSNAGRGGRRRQSDRGGTRGGGRTGSSSDRGRRGGAGGSASRRSRQIQSSGEEIEGTFEGVLELHPKGYGFLRDPRKNYAAEDSNPFVSSSIVEKFALREGVLIRGDVGPGTRNQGPRLREVELIDGFTPEEYTKVKHFDELTPINPFEQIRLETGPRPITMRVMDLLCPIGKGQRALLVAPPRTGKTMLLQDIANAVSENHPEIHLMVLLIDERPEEVTEMNRLVNGEVISSSLDQDVESHVRIAQLIIERGKRLAESGKDVFILLDSITRLARAFNKWVSNSGRTGSGGLDIRALDMPKKLFGTARRFDEGGSLTVCGTALIETTNRMDEAIFQEFKGTGNMEMVLSRDLADRRIWPSIDIAKSGTRREEKILAPDVLEGVTLLRRSLITLSPVEAMEQLTRTMEKFPTNAEFLTKIRHVL